A single region of the Parafrankia irregularis genome encodes:
- a CDS encoding class I SAM-dependent methyltransferase has protein sequence MSETVSASNSPSSSAPASARPAYEGPPPLRDLPYAGFGLNRSVTLFKAHRKEPVDPAGFYSLIAADSVRQLERYTSLAGQLVLDVGGGPGYFRSAFLDAGARYYWVEPDVSEMEAGGIDVPGRIRGSALELPFRSDSIDLCYSSNVLEHVPDPWRMCSELVRVTQPGGLIFLSYTNWLSPWGGHETAPWHYLGGHRAAERFRKREGKAPKNRFGETLFPVSVAGTLAWARQRNDVVVVDAMPRYLPDWAKVILRVPGAREVVTWNLAMVLRKV, from the coding sequence ATGTCCGAGACCGTGTCCGCTTCGAACAGCCCGTCGTCGAGCGCGCCGGCTTCGGCCAGGCCCGCGTATGAGGGCCCGCCGCCCCTCCGTGACCTCCCGTACGCGGGCTTCGGCCTGAACCGGTCGGTCACGCTCTTCAAGGCGCACCGCAAGGAGCCGGTCGACCCGGCCGGGTTCTATTCGCTCATCGCGGCCGACTCGGTCCGCCAGCTGGAGCGGTACACCTCCCTGGCCGGCCAGCTGGTGCTCGACGTCGGTGGCGGCCCGGGCTACTTCCGGTCCGCCTTCCTGGACGCGGGCGCCCGGTATTACTGGGTTGAGCCCGACGTCTCCGAGATGGAGGCCGGCGGCATCGACGTTCCGGGGCGAATCCGCGGCAGCGCGCTCGAACTGCCGTTCCGCTCCGACTCGATCGACCTCTGCTACAGCTCGAACGTCCTTGAGCACGTGCCCGACCCGTGGCGGATGTGCTCGGAGCTGGTGCGGGTCACCCAGCCCGGTGGCCTCATCTTCCTCAGCTACACCAACTGGCTCTCCCCGTGGGGCGGCCACGAGACCGCGCCGTGGCACTACCTCGGGGGCCACCGGGCCGCCGAGCGGTTCCGCAAGCGTGAGGGAAAGGCACCGAAGAACCGGTTCGGCGAGACCCTGTTCCCGGTTTCCGTCGCCGGCACCCTCGCCTGGGCACGCCAGCGCAACGATGTCGTGGTCGTCGACGCGATGCCGCGCTACCTGCCGGACTGGGCGAAGGTCATCCTCCGCGTTCCCGGCGCCCGCGAGGTCGTCACCTGGAACCTCGCGATGGTTCTGCGCAAGGTCTAG
- a CDS encoding aminotransferase class I/II-fold pyridoxal phosphate-dependent enzyme: protein MTQISDSAPAGAESIRTTATADDPRLAAPAVAPARQADGAGLRHVLARPYGVMAEMARMRRQSPFYDSRVDEIAGRRIRIDGRWLIDFASCNYLGFDLDREIIEAVPEYLDRWGTHPSWSRIIANPRLFTEIEQSLSELLGAPDTLLLPTISHIHLSVLPALVGQGALFVEVHAHSSVHDGAAMALGRGATVRRFREARLDRLDRALRACRLFPRVIAIDGVNSMTGNGPRLAEILAVARSHEAVVYIDDAHGFGVIGERSPTEPTPYGLRGNGIVRHLGQSYDDVVMVGGFSKSYSSLLAFATCPTELKDYLKTMANPYIFSGPPPVASLATAQVGLRVNAERGEQARLALHTLTARALAGIRSLGLATLNSSGHPIIEIPLTDPGPDHADALGAFLFERGIYVTVAPFPLVPRDQVGVRVQVTAANTEAEIDTLLDVLSEAARRFPLRRLD from the coding sequence GTGACCCAGATCTCGGATTCCGCCCCGGCCGGCGCCGAGTCGATCCGCACCACGGCCACCGCCGACGATCCGCGGCTCGCGGCGCCGGCCGTGGCGCCGGCCCGGCAGGCCGACGGCGCAGGTCTTCGCCACGTGCTGGCCCGTCCGTACGGTGTCATGGCGGAAATGGCCCGGATGCGCCGCCAGTCACCGTTCTACGACTCGCGGGTCGACGAGATCGCGGGACGACGCATTCGCATCGACGGCCGATGGCTGATCGACTTCGCGTCCTGCAACTATCTGGGTTTCGATCTGGACCGCGAAATCATCGAAGCCGTGCCGGAGTATCTCGACCGTTGGGGAACCCACCCCAGCTGGTCCCGGATCATCGCCAATCCACGGCTGTTCACCGAGATCGAGCAGAGCCTCTCCGAGCTTCTCGGCGCGCCCGACACCCTGCTGCTTCCGACGATCAGCCACATACATCTTTCCGTGCTGCCCGCGCTTGTCGGCCAGGGCGCCCTCTTCGTCGAGGTGCATGCCCACAGCTCGGTGCACGACGGGGCGGCGATGGCGTTGGGCCGAGGCGCCACCGTGCGCCGGTTCCGGGAGGCCCGGCTGGACCGGCTGGACCGCGCGCTGCGCGCGTGCCGGCTCTTCCCCCGGGTCATCGCGATCGACGGCGTGAACAGCATGACGGGCAACGGGCCGCGGCTGGCCGAGATCCTCGCCGTCGCCCGGTCGCATGAAGCCGTCGTCTACATCGATGACGCGCACGGGTTCGGCGTCATCGGCGAGCGCTCCCCGACGGAGCCCACTCCGTACGGGCTGCGCGGGAACGGCATAGTCCGCCATCTCGGGCAGTCCTACGACGACGTCGTCATGGTCGGCGGCTTCTCGAAGTCGTATTCCTCGCTGCTCGCCTTCGCGACCTGCCCGACCGAGCTGAAGGACTACCTGAAGACCATGGCCAACCCGTACATCTTCTCCGGCCCGCCGCCGGTCGCGTCGCTGGCGACCGCGCAGGTTGGGCTACGGGTCAACGCCGAGCGCGGCGAACAGGCCCGGCTGGCCCTGCACACCCTGACCGCCCGGGCGCTGGCCGGGATCCGCTCGCTCGGGCTGGCCACCCTGAACAGCTCCGGCCATCCGATCATCGAGATTCCGCTCACCGACCCCGGCCCCGACCACGCGGACGCACTCGGTGCGTTCCTCTTCGAGCGGGGCATCTACGTGACGGTGGCGCCGTTCCCGCTGGTGCCCCGGGACCAGGTCGGTGTGCGCGTCCAGGTGACCGCCGCGAACACCGAGGCCGAAATCGACACGCTCCTGGACGTCCTGAGCGAAGCGGCCCGGCGTTTTCCCCTGCGCCGCCTGGACTGA
- a CDS encoding ABC transporter ATP-binding protein, which yields MTAIRPAIEVSGLTKSYGQHAVLNGVDLTVPQGSVYALLGPNGAGKTTIVNILSTLLAPDGGEIRVGGFDIRREPAGVRAAIGVTGQFSAIDELLTGRENLRLMAELAHLERATATAAVTVLLERFDLVAAADRRAQTYSGGMKRRLDLAMTLITRPRLIFLDEPTAGLDPRSRRDLWAIVREQVADGVTVLLTTQYLDEADQLADRIGVLDGGRLVAEGTAAELKRRVPGGHVTVQFTDAAGLAAAAAAHPRASSNVEALTLQVPGDGSVAGLRRLLAGLDDDTVAGLTVQSADLDDVFLALTGRTAAAAPTAEGIPA from the coding sequence ATGACCGCCATCAGGCCCGCGATCGAGGTTTCCGGGCTTACCAAGTCCTACGGGCAACACGCTGTGCTCAACGGCGTCGACCTGACCGTCCCGCAGGGCTCCGTCTACGCGCTCCTCGGGCCCAACGGTGCCGGCAAGACGACCATCGTCAACATCCTCTCCACCCTGCTGGCCCCCGATGGCGGCGAGATCCGCGTCGGAGGCTTCGACATCCGGCGCGAGCCTGCCGGGGTGCGTGCCGCGATCGGTGTGACCGGGCAGTTCTCCGCGATCGACGAGTTGCTCACCGGGCGTGAGAACCTGCGGCTGATGGCCGAGCTCGCCCACCTGGAACGGGCGACCGCGACCGCCGCGGTGACGGTGCTGCTGGAGCGGTTCGACCTCGTCGCCGCGGCCGACCGGCGGGCGCAGACCTACTCAGGTGGTATGAAGCGTCGCCTCGATCTGGCGATGACGCTCATCACCAGGCCTCGGCTGATCTTCCTCGACGAGCCGACGGCCGGCCTCGACCCACGCAGCCGTCGCGACCTGTGGGCGATCGTGCGCGAGCAGGTCGCCGACGGCGTGACGGTGCTGCTGACGACGCAGTACCTCGACGAGGCCGACCAGCTGGCCGACCGGATCGGAGTGCTCGACGGTGGCCGCCTCGTCGCCGAGGGTACGGCCGCCGAGCTGAAGCGCCGGGTGCCAGGTGGGCACGTGACGGTGCAGTTCACCGACGCCGCGGGGCTGGCCGCCGCGGCGGCCGCGCATCCGCGGGCCTCGTCCAACGTCGAAGCGCTCACCCTGCAGGTGCCGGGCGACGGCAGCGTCGCCGGGCTGCGCCGACTGCTCGCCGGCCTCGACGACGACACCGTCGCCGGCCTCACGGTCCAGTCCGCCGACCTCGACGACGTGTTCCTCGCGCTCACCGGCCGCACGGCCGCAGCGGCGCCCACCGCAGAGGGGATCCCCGCATGA
- a CDS encoding ABC transporter permease translates to MSTAYAVRDSATMLRRNLLHIRRYPSLSIMLVAQPIVFLLMFVYVFGGTLGAGLPGQEGVTGAVGRAGTGDRGDYLEFITPGILFMTVTSIALGTAISTATDMTTGIIARFRTMNIARVSVLTGHVLGAVIRTGFAVVIVAAVAFGLGFRSDAGPLDWLGAIGLLVGVSFALTWLTVGMGLAADSVETASNTPLFLVILPFISSGFVPTDAMPTGLRQFAEHQPFTPMIDTLRALVTGASAGTDLWLAIGWCALIALLGFLWSRRLFLRVPTK, encoded by the coding sequence ATGAGCACCGCCTACGCCGTCCGGGACTCGGCGACGATGCTGCGGCGCAACCTGCTGCACATCCGTCGCTACCCCTCGCTGTCGATCATGCTGGTCGCGCAGCCGATCGTGTTCCTGCTGATGTTCGTGTACGTGTTCGGCGGGACCCTGGGCGCCGGCCTGCCGGGCCAGGAGGGCGTGACGGGTGCGGTGGGCCGGGCCGGCACCGGGGACCGCGGCGACTACCTGGAGTTCATCACGCCGGGCATCCTGTTCATGACCGTCACCAGCATCGCGCTCGGCACCGCGATCTCGACCGCGACCGACATGACCACCGGGATCATCGCCCGGTTCCGCACGATGAACATCGCCCGGGTCTCGGTGCTCACCGGCCATGTGCTGGGCGCCGTCATCAGGACCGGTTTCGCCGTGGTGATCGTGGCGGCGGTCGCGTTCGGGCTCGGGTTCCGCTCCGACGCCGGCCCGCTCGACTGGCTCGGTGCGATCGGGCTGCTCGTCGGTGTCTCGTTCGCGCTCACCTGGCTGACCGTCGGCATGGGCCTGGCGGCGGACAGCGTCGAGACAGCCAGCAACACGCCGTTGTTCCTGGTGATCCTGCCGTTCATCAGCAGCGGCTTCGTGCCGACCGACGCGATGCCCACCGGGCTGCGCCAGTTCGCGGAGCACCAGCCGTTCACCCCGATGATCGACACCCTGCGGGCCCTGGTCACGGGTGCGTCGGCAGGCACCGACCTGTGGCTCGCTATCGGCTGGTGCGCCCTGATCGCGCTGCTCGGCTTCCTGTGGTCACGTCGGCTGTTCCTGCGCGTGCCCACGAAATAG
- a CDS encoding MerR family transcriptional regulator gives MLTISQLAAYAGVTVRAVRHYHAKGLLAEPERDHSGYRRYDARAVVELVKIRTLAEAGVPLAQVRELLDAGEEEFSTAVADIDRRLRAEIRLRQRHRERIAQLAAGDSLALPPEAVAYLDRLRELGLPELMIAGERDAWILVAAQLPERMPLLMKLKRQQLDDPAIVTLYRDLATVIEWDADDPRVAALGDRLIASFEAADTTETEAENRDWEITDELAELLDSVFLESVPIARRLLKQLEERGWRGWTKIERIQPK, from the coding sequence GTGCTCACGATCAGCCAGCTGGCGGCGTACGCGGGCGTCACCGTACGCGCGGTGCGGCACTACCACGCCAAGGGTCTCCTGGCGGAGCCGGAGCGAGACCACTCCGGCTACCGGCGCTACGACGCCCGCGCCGTCGTCGAGCTGGTCAAGATCCGCACGCTCGCCGAGGCCGGCGTGCCGCTCGCGCAGGTCCGCGAGCTGCTGGACGCGGGCGAGGAGGAGTTCAGCACCGCCGTCGCCGACATCGACCGGCGCCTGCGCGCGGAGATCAGGCTGCGGCAGCGGCATCGCGAGCGGATCGCCCAGCTGGCGGCCGGTGACAGCCTCGCCCTGCCGCCGGAGGCGGTGGCCTACCTCGACCGGCTGCGCGAGCTCGGGCTCCCGGAGCTGATGATCGCGGGCGAGCGGGACGCCTGGATCCTGGTCGCCGCCCAGCTCCCGGAGCGCATGCCACTGCTCATGAAGCTGAAGCGGCAACAGCTCGACGACCCGGCGATCGTCACGCTCTACCGCGATCTCGCCACAGTGATCGAATGGGATGCCGACGACCCGCGGGTGGCGGCCCTGGGCGACCGGCTCATCGCCTCCTTCGAGGCCGCCGACACCACGGAAACGGAAGCGGAGAACCGGGACTGGGAGATCACCGACGAGCTCGCGGAGCTCCTCGACTCCGTCTTCCTCGAGTCGGTACCGATCGCACGCAGGCTCCTGAAGCAGCTCGAGGAACGCGGCTGGCGCGGCTGGACCAAGATCGAGCGAATCCAGCCGAAATAG
- a CDS encoding UvrD-helicase domain-containing protein, with the protein MRSRFFADTHVHSRYSRACSRDCDLEHLAWWAARKGIRVVGTGDFTHPAWSQELATKLVPAEPGLFRLRPDLERDVLATLPASCRTATRFMISTEISTIYKRGERTRKVHHLLYAPDRESAGRITSALARIGNLAADGRPILGLDSRDLLEITLAAGDGCYLVPAHVWTPWFAVLGSKSGFDAVEDCYADLADHVFALETGLSADPEMFWRISGLDRYRLVSNSDAHSPPMLGREATAFTCDPDYFSILAALRTGDGFGGTVEFFPEEGKYHHDGHRKCGVALTPEQTRELGGLCPECGRGLTVGVLSRVDTLADRTESTRPETAGDVTSLVALPEIVGEILGVGPKSKAVASQVTTLVSRLGPELGILSDVPLDAIAEVGSPTLVEGIGRLRRGEVIRQAGYDGEYGVIRLFQPDELSADAGTLFDVHPTAPRPTSTGSGGSGGSGGSGGGSGGSGGRKARGSARRSALVPEAATPAPEAPVPAREAPAPAPAVPGPVPDVLGSEPGDPGSGSAPDAAPGSRSVLDGLDPDQRRAAEQVGGPMLVLAGPGTGKTRTLVHAIAYRVRELAVPAEQCLAVTFTRRAAGELRERLDLLLGTGTGTGTAGFPAGSTVGSVAGSAVTATTFHGLGLAIIRERHEALARAAEVRVADDAVRDELVDEALHGAESPQARSRVVAELADLKRRRALGRSYREHPSAGVLARYDAALRDRNMVDLDDLVTLPLGLLRSSPELAQEYQRRWRHVWVDEFQDIDEVQYGLLRELCPPDGDLCAIGDPDQAIYSFRGAEVGFFLRFGQDRPGARQVSLTRNYRSTPTIVGAALDAIAPSTFVPDRELRAVTGQDADGPVMIRPCGSEAEEAIAVVDLIEEALGGTSFHSLDSGAVDGSERGRLSFADIAVLYRTARQAEPVVDALLRRGFPFRQHGHTPLAELPAVGALLADLRERAGEPPRSVSASLRDAAARLTDLAAGSDTALGAVLRSEAAAGVGAAAGGGAVGGGAVGGGTVGGGAAGGGAAGGGAASGGGGGRSPGAAELRRAVELLTPAAVAAGTDLDSFLTAVALGTEMDGLDPRADRISLLTLHASKGLEFGLVIIVGCEDGLLPLRWGRSAPAGAAAASGPGSAAAGPAAAAAAEAEAEERRLLFVGITRARTRLVLTHATRRRRGGEVVQTGPSPFLSAIDGRYLEKRIGSAPSAAQTRRRSEGRQLRLI; encoded by the coding sequence GTGAGGTCACGGTTCTTTGCCGACACCCACGTGCACTCCAGGTACTCGCGGGCCTGCAGCCGCGACTGCGACCTGGAGCATCTGGCGTGGTGGGCGGCCAGAAAAGGCATCAGGGTCGTCGGCACCGGCGACTTCACCCATCCGGCGTGGTCGCAGGAGCTGGCGACCAAGCTGGTGCCGGCGGAGCCGGGGCTGTTCCGGCTGCGCCCCGATCTGGAGCGCGACGTGCTCGCGACGCTGCCGGCCTCGTGCCGGACAGCGACGCGATTCATGATCTCCACCGAGATCTCCACGATCTACAAGCGTGGTGAGCGCACCAGAAAGGTCCATCACCTCCTCTACGCACCCGATCGGGAGTCGGCCGGTCGGATCACGTCCGCACTGGCCCGAATCGGCAACCTGGCCGCCGACGGACGTCCGATACTCGGCCTGGACTCCCGCGACCTGCTGGAGATAACGCTCGCCGCGGGCGATGGCTGCTACCTCGTCCCCGCCCACGTGTGGACCCCGTGGTTCGCCGTTCTCGGCTCGAAGTCGGGGTTCGACGCGGTCGAGGACTGCTACGCCGATCTCGCCGACCACGTCTTCGCGCTGGAGACCGGGCTTTCGGCCGACCCGGAGATGTTCTGGCGGATCTCCGGGCTGGACCGGTATCGGCTGGTCAGCAACTCCGACGCGCATTCGCCGCCGATGCTCGGCCGCGAGGCGACGGCCTTCACCTGCGATCCGGACTACTTCTCGATCCTCGCCGCACTGCGCACCGGGGACGGTTTCGGCGGCACCGTCGAGTTCTTTCCCGAGGAGGGGAAGTACCACCACGACGGGCATCGCAAGTGCGGGGTCGCGCTGACCCCGGAGCAGACCCGCGAGCTCGGCGGGCTCTGCCCGGAGTGCGGCCGCGGGCTGACCGTCGGCGTGCTCAGCCGCGTGGACACACTGGCCGACCGGACCGAGTCCACCCGCCCCGAGACCGCGGGGGACGTCACCTCGCTCGTCGCGCTGCCGGAGATCGTCGGCGAGATCCTCGGTGTCGGCCCGAAGAGCAAGGCTGTCGCCTCCCAGGTGACGACGCTGGTCTCGCGGCTGGGCCCGGAGCTGGGCATCCTCTCGGACGTCCCGCTCGACGCGATCGCCGAGGTCGGCTCGCCGACGCTGGTGGAGGGCATCGGGCGCCTGCGCCGGGGCGAGGTGATCCGCCAGGCGGGGTACGACGGCGAGTACGGCGTCATCCGGCTCTTCCAGCCGGACGAGCTGAGCGCGGACGCGGGCACGCTGTTCGACGTGCACCCGACGGCTCCCCGGCCAACCTCCACCGGCAGCGGCGGCAGCGGCGGCAGCGGCGGCAGCGGCGGCGGCAGCGGCGGTTCGGGCGGGCGAAAGGCTCGGGGCTCCGCCCGGCGCAGCGCGCTGGTTCCCGAGGCCGCCACCCCGGCACCGGAGGCCCCCGTCCCTGCCCGGGAGGCCCCCGCCCCTGCCCCGGCGGTGCCGGGCCCCGTCCCGGATGTCCTCGGCTCGGAACCGGGCGACCCCGGCTCCGGCTCCGCGCCGGATGCCGCTCCCGGCAGCCGTTCCGTTCTCGACGGCCTGGATCCGGACCAGCGGCGCGCGGCGGAGCAGGTCGGTGGGCCGATGCTGGTCCTCGCCGGTCCCGGCACGGGCAAGACCCGCACGCTGGTGCACGCCATCGCGTACCGGGTGCGGGAGCTGGCGGTGCCCGCCGAGCAGTGCCTCGCCGTGACCTTCACCCGCCGGGCCGCCGGTGAGCTGCGGGAGCGTCTCGATCTGCTGCTCGGCACGGGCACGGGCACGGGCACGGCCGGGTTCCCGGCCGGGTCCACGGTCGGATCTGTGGCCGGCTCCGCGGTGACCGCGACGACGTTCCACGGCCTCGGCCTCGCGATCATCCGCGAGCGGCACGAGGCACTCGCGCGGGCCGCCGAGGTGCGGGTGGCGGACGACGCCGTCCGCGACGAGCTGGTGGACGAGGCCCTGCACGGTGCCGAGAGCCCGCAGGCCCGGAGCCGGGTCGTCGCCGAGCTGGCCGACCTCAAACGGCGGCGCGCGCTGGGCCGGTCCTACCGGGAGCATCCGTCGGCCGGGGTGCTCGCGCGCTACGACGCCGCGCTGCGCGACCGCAACATGGTCGACCTGGACGATCTGGTGACCCTCCCGCTCGGGCTGCTGAGGTCGTCCCCCGAGCTGGCCCAGGAGTACCAGCGGCGCTGGCGGCACGTCTGGGTCGACGAGTTCCAGGACATCGACGAGGTGCAGTACGGGCTGCTGCGGGAGCTGTGCCCGCCCGACGGGGACCTGTGCGCGATCGGTGACCCGGACCAGGCCATCTACAGCTTCCGCGGCGCCGAGGTCGGCTTCTTCCTGCGGTTCGGGCAGGACCGTCCGGGTGCTCGTCAGGTCTCGCTGACCCGCAACTACCGGTCGACGCCGACGATCGTCGGGGCCGCGCTGGACGCGATCGCACCCAGCACGTTCGTCCCCGACCGGGAGCTGCGCGCGGTCACCGGCCAGGACGCCGACGGTCCCGTCATGATCCGGCCGTGCGGGAGCGAGGCGGAGGAGGCGATCGCCGTCGTCGACCTCATCGAGGAGGCGCTGGGCGGAACGTCGTTCCACTCCCTCGACTCCGGTGCGGTGGACGGATCGGAGCGGGGCAGGCTCTCCTTTGCCGACATCGCGGTGCTGTACCGCACGGCCCGCCAGGCCGAGCCCGTGGTCGACGCGCTGCTGCGCCGGGGATTTCCGTTCCGCCAGCACGGCCACACCCCGCTCGCGGAGCTGCCCGCGGTGGGGGCCCTGCTCGCGGACCTGCGGGAACGGGCCGGCGAACCGCCGCGCTCCGTGTCGGCCTCCCTGCGGGACGCCGCCGCGCGGCTGACCGATCTCGCGGCCGGTTCGGACACCGCGCTGGGGGCGGTCCTGCGCTCCGAAGCCGCTGCCGGCGTCGGCGCTGCCGCCGGCGGTGGCGCTGTCGGCGGTGGCGCTGTCGGCGGTGGCACTGTCGGTGGTGGCGCTGCCGGTGGTGGCGCTGCCGGTGGTGGCGCTGCCAGTGGTGGTGGCGGCGGTCGGTCGCCCGGTGCGGCGGAGCTACGCCGGGCGGTGGAGCTGCTGACCCCGGCGGCCGTCGCCGCGGGAACCGATCTCGACTCGTTCCTCACCGCGGTCGCGCTGGGGACGGAGATGGACGGGCTGGATCCCCGGGCCGACCGGATCTCCCTGCTCACCCTGCATGCGTCCAAAGGGCTGGAGTTCGGGCTCGTCATCATCGTCGGCTGCGAGGATGGGCTGCTGCCGCTGCGATGGGGCAGATCGGCGCCCGCCGGGGCCGCCGCTGCTTCCGGGCCTGGCAGTGCCGCCGCCGGGCCTGCCGCTGCGGCTGCCGCCGAGGCCGAGGCGGAGGAGCGGCGCCTGCTGTTCGTGGGAATCACCCGGGCGCGTACCCGGCTCGTCCTCACCCATGCCACGCGACGTCGCCGCGGCGGGGAGGTCGTCCAGACCGGGCCTTCGCCGTTCCTCTCCGCCATCGACGGCCGGTACCTGGAAAAACGGATCGGATCAGCGCCCTCCGCCGCGCAGACCCGGCGCCGGTCCGAGGGCCGCCAGCTTCGGCTGATCTGA